The following are encoded together in the Bos javanicus breed banteng chromosome X, ARS-OSU_banteng_1.0, whole genome shotgun sequence genome:
- the LOC133243202 gene encoding large ribosomal subunit protein eL21-like — protein MTNTKGKKRGTHYMFSRPFRKHGVVPLATYMRIYKKGDIVDIKGMGTVQKGMPHECCHGKTGRVYNVTQHAVVIIVNKQVKDKILAKRIKVRMEHIKHSKSRDSFLKCMKENDQKKKEVKEKGTWVQLKCQPAPPREAHFGRTNGKEPKLLEPIPYEFMA, from the coding sequence ATGACCAACacaaagggaaagaagaggggCACCCACTACATGTTCTCTAGGCCTTTTAGAAAACATGGAGTTGTTCCTTTGGCCACATACATGCGAATCTACAAGAAGGGTGATATTGTAGATATCAAGGGAATGGGTACTGTTCAAAAAGGAATGCCCCATGAATGTTGCCATGGCAAAACTGGGAGAGTCTACAATGTTACCCAGCATGCTGTTGTCATCATTGTAAACAAACAAGTTAAGGACaagattcttgccaagagaattaaGGTGCGTATGGAGCATATTAAGCACTCTAAGAGCCGAGATAGCTTCCTGAAATGTATGAAGGAAAAtgatcagaaaaagaaggaagtcaaagaGAAAGGGACTTGGGTTCAGCTGAAGTGCCAGCCTGCTCCACCCAGAGAAGCACACTTTGGGAGGACCAATGGAAAGGAACCCAAACTGTTGGAGCCCATTCCCTATGAATTTATGGCCTGA